From Drosophila virilis strain 15010-1051.87 chromosome X, Dvir_AGI_RSII-ME, whole genome shotgun sequence, the proteins below share one genomic window:
- the LOC6634832 gene encoding uncharacterized protein, which translates to MTIKRRIENFHYSRFSGTEQFVCSQKENHIYILHKKSRRMPTNANGLVGGTKKFYGNGRRLKDGLEIRKKTFRTDVRRTAAQFDPWLRLRFRSAGLEKLRQVTAAFATDILGDMVAVQMHARRSTAGVKRKPVRRLRKDNVMPKRGRRKTKAGRKTPTTRCSQTVEGNQAGKTML; encoded by the exons ATGACTATAAAGAGGAGAATAGAAAATTTTCATTACTCGAGATTCTCTGGAACTGAACAGTTCGTGTGCTCCCAAAAA gaaaatcatatatatattttacataagAAGAGCCGGAGGATGCCTACCAACGCAAATGGCCTGGTTGGTGGCACAAAGAAATTCTACGGCAATGGCCGTCGACTCAAAGACGGACTCGAGATCCGTAAGAAGACTTTTCGTACCGATGTGCGCCGAACAGCCGCACAATTTGATCCCTGGCTGCGCTTGCGCTTCCGCAGCGCGGGCTTGGAGAAGCTAAGGCAGGTGACGGCAGCCTTCGCAACCGATATACTGGGTGATATGGTCGCCGTGCAGATGCACGCCAGACGCAGCACGGCGGGCGTCAAACGGAAGCCGGTGAGGCGTTTGAGGAAGGATAATGTGATGCCAAAGCGAGGACGAAGGAAAACAAAAGCTGGCCGTAAAACCCCGACGACCCGGTGCAGCCAAACAGTCGAGGGTAACCAGGCAGGCAAAACTATGTTGTAG